In Rhizobiales bacterium NRL2, a genomic segment contains:
- a CDS encoding DNA alkylation response protein produces the protein MQRPGAIGNLADDVRGANFFEIDASLRSLLTLYCAEELRNHMWPHWRELGELAGGRLDELADIADKHPPVLHPRDRFGRDQEWIEHHPAYREMEEIALGRFGLHAMSHMPGVLGWPDKVPPIAKYAFTYLFVQAEFGLMCPISLSDTGLYMMRRYGDDFIQETYVKRMLTQDLSTLIKASQFMTEKPGGSDVGQVETVARREDGGWRLYGEKWFCSNPHADVALLLARPEGREAGTKGLGLFLMPKIRPNGERNSYRIVRLKDKLGTSSMASGEILIEGAEAFALGDVNSGLKQMMEQVNLSRLSHGVRAAAMMRRCWNEALAAARSRIAFGRAVADMPLAQRQLMKLLLPTEQALSMYAYTAEAMGAAQADDAEAATRLRILTGLFKFRACRDNPTVATGSMEIRGGNGYIEDFVNARLIRDAQIGLLWEGTSNINGLDVLNRAVAKVGAHRRLADDLAARLNASNALPPSLREQAGDCLERATAMAEEVARRGDETQARKVASALYHATTAALMAWEGATLGGRGDDARRMLLSRLVIEKRLLPEDPLAPESGDFGQAAAAALLDDAPVTLDRAVELLALP, from the coding sequence ATGCAGAGGCCCGGCGCGATCGGCAATCTGGCCGACGACGTCCGCGGCGCCAACTTCTTCGAAATCGACGCCTCGCTCCGGTCGCTGCTGACCCTCTACTGCGCGGAAGAGCTGCGCAACCACATGTGGCCGCACTGGCGGGAACTCGGCGAGCTGGCGGGCGGGAGGCTGGACGAACTGGCCGACATCGCCGACAAGCATCCGCCCGTGCTGCATCCGCGCGACCGCTTCGGCCGCGACCAGGAGTGGATCGAGCATCATCCCGCCTACCGGGAGATGGAGGAGATCGCGCTCGGCCGTTTCGGTCTGCACGCCATGAGCCACATGCCCGGCGTGCTCGGCTGGCCCGACAAGGTGCCGCCGATCGCCAAGTACGCCTTTACCTACCTGTTCGTACAGGCGGAATTCGGCCTGATGTGTCCGATCAGCCTGTCGGACACCGGCCTCTACATGATGCGCCGCTATGGCGACGACTTCATTCAGGAGACCTACGTCAAGCGCATGCTTACCCAGGATCTGTCGACGCTGATCAAGGCGTCCCAGTTCATGACCGAGAAGCCGGGCGGCTCCGACGTCGGCCAGGTCGAGACTGTGGCGCGCCGGGAGGATGGCGGCTGGCGGCTCTACGGCGAGAAATGGTTCTGCTCCAACCCCCATGCCGACGTGGCCCTGCTGCTGGCGCGGCCCGAGGGCCGGGAAGCGGGCACCAAGGGCCTGGGTCTGTTCCTGATGCCTAAGATCCGGCCCAACGGCGAACGCAACAGCTATCGGATCGTGCGCCTAAAGGACAAGCTGGGCACCAGTTCGATGGCCTCCGGCGAGATACTGATCGAGGGCGCCGAGGCGTTCGCGCTGGGCGACGTCAACAGCGGCCTGAAGCAGATGATGGAGCAGGTCAACCTGTCCCGCCTGTCGCACGGCGTGCGCGCCGCGGCGATGATGCGGCGCTGCTGGAACGAAGCTCTGGCGGCGGCGCGCAGCCGCATCGCCTTCGGCCGGGCCGTCGCCGACATGCCGCTGGCGCAGCGCCAGCTGATGAAGCTCCTGTTGCCGACGGAGCAGGCGCTCAGCATGTACGCCTATACCGCCGAGGCTATGGGTGCGGCGCAGGCCGACGATGCGGAGGCCGCCACGCGGCTGCGTATCCTCACCGGCCTGTTCAAGTTCCGCGCCTGCCGCGACAATCCGACGGTCGCCACCGGCTCCATGGAGATCCGCGGCGGCAATGGCTACATCGAGGACTTCGTCAATGCGCGGCTGATCCGCGACGCCCAGATCGGCCTGCTGTGGGAAGGCACCAGCAACATCAACGGCCTGGACGTGCTCAACCGCGCCGTTGCGAAGGTCGGTGCACACCGGAGGCTGGCCGACGACCTGGCCGCGCGGCTCAACGCCTCCAACGCCCTGCCGCCCTCGCTTCGCGAGCAGGCCGGGGATTGCCTGGAGCGCGCCACGGCGATGGCCGAGGAAGTCGCGCGCCGCGGCGACGAAACCCAGGCGCGCAAGGTAGCGAGCGCACTCTATCACGCCACCACGGCGGCGCTGATGGCCTGGGAGGGCGCGACGCTGGGCGGGCGCGGCGACGATGCCCGCCGCATGCTGCTGTCGCGGCTGGTGATCGAGAAGCGGCTGCTGCCCGAGGATCCGCTGGCGCCGGAGAGTGGCGACTTCGGACAGGCCGCCGCCGCGGCCCTGCTCGACGACGCGCCGGTGACGCTGGACCGTGCGGTCGAGTTGCTGGCACTGCCCTGA
- a CDS encoding sigma-54-dependent Fis family transcriptional regulator gives MALDVLIVDDEADIRMLVAGILSDEGYETRVAGTADEALEEVGDRAPALIVLDVWLQGSRLDGLELLDMMQERAPDVPIVMISGHGNIETAVAAIQRGAYDFIEKPFQTDRLVLIAERALEAARLRRENAELRVRAGGDAALIGASQPLSALRAAIEKVAPTNSRVMISGPSGSGKEVVARQIHALSKRAGGPFVVVNAAMIEPERMELELFGEEAPAGGQVRSRKIGLLEQAHGGTLFLDEVSDMPEQTQNKILRVLLDQTFERVGGGRPVRVDVRVLSSSSRDLQGEADDGRFRRDLFHRLNVVPIQTPPLRLMREDIPAMARYFVQRSADSAGLTPRTIDEAAMAALQAYDWPGNARQLRNVVEQLLIMAPGEARAPITVEMLPVEITNPAAATLRPETSQEIMAMPLREAREVFEREYLLAQIERFGGNVTKTAAFVGMERSALHRKLKLLGVGGERGAR, from the coding sequence ATGGCCCTTGACGTCCTGATCGTCGACGACGAAGCCGATATCCGGATGCTGGTCGCCGGCATCCTGTCGGATGAGGGATACGAGACCCGGGTCGCCGGCACCGCCGACGAGGCGCTGGAGGAGGTCGGCGACCGCGCTCCGGCGCTGATCGTTCTGGATGTGTGGCTGCAGGGAAGCCGCCTCGACGGGCTGGAACTGCTCGACATGATGCAGGAACGCGCGCCCGACGTTCCGATCGTGATGATCAGCGGGCACGGCAACATCGAGACCGCGGTCGCCGCCATCCAGCGCGGCGCCTATGATTTCATCGAGAAGCCGTTCCAGACCGACCGCCTCGTGCTCATCGCCGAACGGGCGCTGGAGGCCGCGCGGCTCCGGCGGGAGAACGCGGAGCTGCGGGTCCGCGCCGGCGGCGACGCGGCGCTTATCGGCGCCTCCCAGCCGCTGAGCGCCCTGCGGGCGGCCATCGAGAAGGTGGCGCCGACCAACAGCCGGGTGATGATCAGCGGGCCTTCGGGCTCCGGCAAGGAAGTGGTGGCGCGCCAGATCCACGCCCTGTCGAAGCGCGCCGGCGGGCCATTCGTGGTCGTCAACGCGGCCATGATCGAACCCGAGCGCATGGAACTGGAGCTGTTCGGCGAAGAGGCCCCGGCCGGCGGCCAGGTGCGTTCGCGCAAGATCGGCCTGCTGGAACAGGCCCACGGCGGCACGCTGTTCCTGGACGAGGTTTCCGACATGCCGGAGCAGACGCAGAACAAGATTCTGCGCGTTCTGCTGGATCAGACCTTCGAGCGGGTCGGCGGTGGCCGGCCGGTGCGCGTTGACGTGCGGGTCCTGTCGTCCAGCAGCCGGGACCTGCAGGGGGAAGCCGATGACGGCCGCTTCCGCCGCGACCTGTTCCATCGCCTCAACGTGGTGCCGATCCAGACCCCGCCGCTGCGCCTGATGCGGGAGGATATTCCGGCCATGGCGCGCTATTTCGTACAGCGCAGCGCCGACAGCGCCGGGCTGACGCCGCGCACTATCGACGAGGCGGCGATGGCGGCGCTGCAGGCCTATGACTGGCCGGGCAATGCGCGCCAGCTCCGCAATGTCGTCGAACAGCTGCTCATCATGGCGCCGGGCGAGGCGCGCGCGCCGATCACCGTCGAGATGCTGCCGGTCGAGATCACCAACCCGGCGGCGGCGACGCTCAGGCCGGAGACCAGCCAGGAGATCATGGCCATGCCGCTGAGAGAGGCGCGCGAGGTCTTCGAGCGCGAATATCTGCTGGCCCAGATCGAACGCTTCGGCGGCAACGTCACCAAGACCGCCGCCTTTGTCGGCATGGAGCGTTCGGCCCTGCACCGCAAGCTGAAGCTGCTGGGTGTGGGCGGGGAACGCGGCGCCCGCTGA
- a CDS encoding Trk system potassium transport protein TrkA, translating into MKVIVCGAGQVGSNIARHLAEEQNDVTIIDQSPELIRRISEAYDVRGLVGFASHPDMLDRAGAADAEMLIAVTFADEVNMVACQVAHSIFNVPTKIARIRAQNYLRPSFSHLFTREHMPIDAIISPEVEVAHAVNRALHMPGAFDMLPFADDRVRMIGVRIEDDCPIAHQPLRQLTELFPNLNIIVTGINRAEKLFVPSPTDQMLPGDDVYFVVDTQHARRAMPLFGHEEHDAHRIVIVGGGNIGLVLGRDLEQEKDRVNLKVIESDRSRAEFVADRLESAVVLCGDALDAEILEEANISNAHAIVALTNDDETNILVSLMAKQLGCEKAIALVNNKAYEALVGSLGIDVAVNPRATTVSSILQHVRRGRIRRIYSIRDGAAEVMEAEALETSLLIGKPLREVELPAGVIVGAIVRGPQVLKPRGSMVIQRKDRVILFALRESVKKLESMLSAGLRFF; encoded by the coding sequence ATGAAAGTGATCGTCTGCGGCGCGGGTCAGGTCGGCTCCAACATTGCCCGCCATCTGGCGGAAGAACAGAACGACGTGACCATCATCGACCAGTCACCCGAACTGATCCGCCGGATCAGCGAGGCCTACGACGTGCGCGGCCTGGTGGGTTTCGCCTCCCACCCCGACATGCTCGACCGCGCCGGCGCGGCGGACGCCGAGATGCTGATCGCCGTGACCTTCGCCGACGAGGTCAACATGGTCGCCTGCCAGGTGGCCCATTCGATCTTCAATGTGCCGACCAAGATCGCCCGCATCCGGGCGCAGAACTATCTCCGGCCGTCGTTCAGCCATCTGTTCACGCGCGAACACATGCCGATCGATGCCATCATCTCTCCCGAAGTGGAGGTGGCCCACGCGGTCAACCGCGCGCTGCACATGCCCGGCGCCTTCGACATGCTGCCGTTCGCGGACGACAGGGTGCGCATGATCGGCGTGCGCATCGAGGATGACTGCCCGATTGCTCATCAGCCGCTGCGGCAGCTCACGGAGCTTTTCCCGAATCTCAACATCATCGTCACCGGCATCAATCGTGCGGAGAAGCTGTTCGTGCCGTCGCCGACCGACCAGATGCTGCCGGGAGACGACGTCTATTTCGTGGTCGACACCCAGCATGCGCGCCGCGCCATGCCGCTGTTCGGTCACGAGGAACACGACGCCCACCGCATCGTCATCGTGGGCGGCGGCAATATCGGGCTGGTGCTGGGGCGCGACCTGGAGCAGGAGAAGGATCGGGTCAATCTGAAGGTGATCGAATCGGACCGCAGCCGGGCGGAGTTCGTTGCGGACCGTCTCGAGAGCGCCGTTGTGCTCTGCGGCGACGCCCTGGACGCCGAGATCCTGGAAGAAGCCAACATCTCCAACGCCCACGCGATCGTGGCGCTGACGAACGACGACGAGACAAACATCCTGGTCTCGCTGATGGCCAAGCAGCTCGGCTGCGAGAAGGCGATCGCCCTGGTCAACAACAAGGCCTACGAGGCGCTGGTCGGGTCGCTCGGCATCGACGTGGCCGTCAACCCGCGCGCGACCACCGTCTCGTCGATCCTGCAGCACGTGCGCCGCGGCCGCATCCGGCGCATCTATTCGATCCGCGACGGCGCCGCCGAGGTGATGGAGGCCGAGGCGCTGGAAACCTCGCTGCTGATCGGCAAGCCGCTGCGGGAAGTGGAACTGCCGGCCGGCGTCATCGTCGGCGCGATCGTACGCGGCCCCCAGGTGCTCAAGCCGCGGGGCTCGATGGTGATCCAGCGCAAGGACCGGGTGATCCTGTTCGCGCTTCGCGAGAGCGTGAAGAAGCTGGAGAGCATGTTGTCCGCGGGCCTGCGGTTCTTCTGA
- a CDS encoding D-amino acid aminotransferase (catalyzes the transamination of D-amino acids and their alpha-keto acids), producing the protein MTRTAFVNGQYVPHQSAAVHVEDRGYQFSDGVYEVIPIVDGRQIDGVGHVERLARSLRELRIDRPMSDRALNLVIEEVVRRNRVRDGFVYIQVTRGVAARDHGFPRDAQPAVVIYARPKAADARRKAAAEGVAVITVPDQRWARRDIKTVSLLPNCLAKQAAREAGAYEAFMVDGDGMITEGSSTNAWIVDQSGRLVTRPASSDILNGITRLALMKLARETDIEIEERSFSVEELKTAREVFLTSASGMALPVVRVDDRVIGNGRPGSVSSRVVDMFERYVAGSDTEAAAGMTVA; encoded by the coding sequence TTGACCAGAACCGCCTTCGTCAACGGCCAGTACGTGCCGCACCAGTCCGCCGCCGTCCACGTGGAGGACCGGGGTTACCAGTTTTCCGACGGCGTCTACGAGGTCATCCCCATCGTCGACGGCCGGCAGATCGATGGCGTCGGCCATGTCGAGCGGCTGGCGCGCAGCCTTCGCGAACTGCGTATCGACCGGCCGATGTCGGACCGGGCGCTGAACCTGGTCATCGAGGAGGTGGTGCGCCGCAACCGCGTGCGCGACGGCTTCGTCTATATCCAGGTCACCCGCGGCGTCGCGGCGCGCGACCACGGTTTTCCCCGGGACGCCCAGCCTGCTGTGGTGATCTATGCCCGGCCCAAGGCGGCCGACGCCCGGCGCAAGGCCGCCGCCGAAGGCGTCGCGGTGATCACAGTGCCGGACCAGCGCTGGGCCCGGCGGGACATCAAGACCGTGTCGCTGCTGCCCAATTGCCTGGCCAAGCAGGCCGCCCGCGAGGCCGGCGCCTACGAGGCCTTCATGGTCGACGGTGACGGCATGATCACGGAAGGCAGTTCGACCAATGCCTGGATCGTCGACCAGTCCGGACGACTGGTCACCCGGCCTGCCTCCAGCGACATCCTGAACGGGATCACCCGGCTGGCGCTGATGAAGCTGGCCCGGGAAACGGATATCGAGATCGAGGAGCGGTCCTTCTCGGTCGAGGAACTGAAAACGGCGCGGGAGGTCTTTCTCACCAGCGCCAGTGGCATGGCGCTGCCCGTGGTCCGCGTTGACGACCGCGTGATCGGCAACGGCCGTCCCGGCAGTGTGTCCTCGCGCGTGGTTGACATGTTCGAACGCTATGTGGCTGGATCGGATACGGAAGCGGCGGCTGGCATGACAGTAGCGTGA
- a CDS encoding RNA chaperone Hfq: protein MASERPQNVQDVFLNHVRKNKIPLTIFLVNGVKLQGIITWFDNFCVLLRRDAHVQLVYKHAISTVMPAHPIDLFEGVPGQPD, encoded by the coding sequence ATGGCAAGCGAACGTCCACAGAACGTGCAGGACGTCTTCCTCAACCACGTTCGAAAGAACAAGATTCCGCTGACCATCTTCCTGGTGAACGGCGTGAAGCTGCAGGGGATCATCACCTGGTTCGACAATTTCTGCGTCCTGCTGCGGCGCGACGCTCACGTGCAGCTGGTCTACAAGCACGCCATCTCGACGGTGATGCCGGCCCATCCGATCGACCTGTTCGAGGGTGTGCCGGGACAGCCGGACTGA